In a single window of the Heliangelus exortis chromosome 1, bHelExo1.hap1, whole genome shotgun sequence genome:
- the KCTD21 gene encoding BTB/POZ domain-containing protein KCTD21, whose product MSEPITLNVGGKLYTTSLSTLTSFPDSMLGAMFSGKIPTKKDRQGNCFIDRDGKIFRYILNFLRTSHLDLPEDFQEMGLLRREVDFYQIQPLIEALQEKEVELSKAEKNAMLNITLDQRTQTVHFTVREAPQIYSLSSSNMEVFSAHIFSTSCLFLKLLGSKLYYCFNGNLSSISSYLQDPNHLTLDWVASVDGLPEEEYTRQNLKRLWVLPDHKQINSFQVFVEEVLKIAMSDGFCIDSSHPHTSDFMNNKIIRLIRYK is encoded by the coding sequence ATGTCAGAACCCATCACGCTCAATGTTGGAGGAAAACTCTATACCACTTCTCTGTCTACCTTGACTAGTTTTCCAGATTCCATGCTGGGGGCCATGTTTAGTGGGAAGATCCCAACCAAGAAGGACAGGCAAGGCAACTGCTTTATTGACAGAGATGGCAAAATCTTCCGCTATATCCTGAACTTCTTACGAACTTCGCACTTGGACCTCCCTGAAGACTTCCAGGAAATGGGTTTACTTCGACGGGAGGTTGATTTTTATCAAATTCAGCCACTGATTGAAGCCTtgcaggagaaggaggtggagcTTTCTAAAGCAGAAAAGAATGCCATGCTTAACATCACCCTCGATCAGAGGACCCAGACCGTTCACTTCACCGTCCGAGAAGCCCCCCAGATCTACAGCCTCTCTTCCTCCAACATGGAAGTCTTCAGTGCTCATATTTTCTCCACATCCTGTCTGTTCCTGAAGCTCCTTGGCTCCAAACTTTACTATTGCTTCAATGGAAACCTCTCTTCAATATCCAGCTACCTGCAGGACCCCAACCATTTGACTTTGGATTGGGTTGCAAGTGTGGACGGCCTTCCCGAAGAGGAGTACACCCGGCAGAACTTAAAGAGACTCTGGGTGTTGCCAGATCATAAGCAAATCAATAGTTTCCAGGTGTTTGTGGAAGAAGTGCTAAAAATAGCCATGAGTGATGGCTTCTGCATAGATTCTTCTCACCCACATACTTCAGATTTCATGAATAATAAGATTATTCGCCTAATTCGGTACAAGTAG